From Rutidosis leptorrhynchoides isolate AG116_Rl617_1_P2 chromosome 3, CSIRO_AGI_Rlap_v1, whole genome shotgun sequence, a single genomic window includes:
- the LOC139899147 gene encoding serine/threonine-protein kinase OXI1-like, with product MDENQIPVLEIRNLQVLWVLGHGARGVVFLVRDKSSNGELFALKTILRASVTNKLKITNSECEQISFEQEVLRISQHPLLPKLRGVLSTDKIIGYAIDYCPGRDLNHLRKKQTERLFSVDTIRFYAAELVLALEYLHGLKIVYRDLKPENILIQENGHLMLVDFDLSKKLCPKLSRLTENVTPLRKIEFSQKKTHGFLVCCGSSIPLKDSVHPDESVHNSETSFLKSNSFVGTEEYVAPEMLENNGHDFTVDWWCLGIVLHEMLYGTTPFKGKNRKMTFYNILNKTLEIVGEPTPLRDLIRKLLVKDPKWRISTAEIKGHEFFRGVDWVNVMEIDRPPFVPGPLDLNGMDVNNIDVEAFVEGLFRVSDDVHEKEEGHDFLIF from the exons ATGGATGAAAACCAAATTCCAGTGTTAGAGATTAGAAACTTACAAGTGTTATGGGTATTAGGCCATGGAGCTAGGGGAGTCGTGTTTCTCGTTCGAGATAAATCATCCAACGGCGAATTATTCGCTCTGAAGACAATTTTACGAGCTTCAGTTACTAACAAACTTAAGATAACAAATAGCGAGTGTGAACAAATTTCGTTTGAGCAAGAAGTGTTACGCATTTCACAACATCCGTTACTACCAAAACTTCGTGGCGTTTTGTCTACTGATAAAATTATCGGTTACGCAATTGATTATTGCCCCGGCCGTGATCTCAATCATCTCCGGAAAAAACAAACAGAACGATTGTTTTCAGTCGATACAATCAG GTTTTATGCAGCAGAATTAGTACTGGCATTGGAGTATCTACACGGATTAAAAATCGTGTATCGAGATTTAAAGCCGGAGAATATATTAATTCAGGAAAATGGACATCTAATGCTTGTCGATTTCGATTTATCGAAGAAATTATGTCCAAAATTATCTCGATTAACAGAAAACGTAACTCCGTTACGGAAAATAGAGTTTTCACAGAAAAAAACACACGGTTTTTTAGTTTGTTGCGGTTCTTCAATTCCGTTAAAAGATTCGGTACATCCAGATGAATCCGTACACAATTCAGAAACGTCGTTTTTAAAATCGAATTCGTTCGTCGGAACGGAAGAATATGTGGCACCGGAAATGTTAGAAAATAACGGACATGATTTCACGGTTGATTGGTGGTGTTTAGGGATTGTATTgcatgaaatgttgtacggtacgACGCCGTTTAAAGGTAAAAACAGGAAAATGacgttttataatattttaaataaaacgCTGGAGATTGTTGGTGAGCCGACGCCGTTGAGGGATTTGATACGGAAATTGTTGGTGAAGGATCCGAAATGGAGGATTTCGACGGCTGAGATTAAAGGACATGAATTTTTCCGGGGTGTTGATTGGGTGAATGTGATGGAAATTGATAGACCTCCGTTTGTTCCTGGACCGTTGGATCTGAATGGCATGGATGTAAATAATATTGATGTTGAGGCTTTTGTTGAAGGTTTGTTTCGTGTTAGTGATGACGTGCACGAGAAGGAAGAGGGTCATGATTTCTTGATTTTTTAA
- the LOC139902978 gene encoding uncharacterized protein → MRGSDHFVLPVFYHVDPSDVGKHRGTFKLAVNANRMWTDESVVNGCKAVLTKVYGAIGGNFMVTGNRSRRWTDENVRKWKAALAEVVGVIGMRLDGPETEFITEVVDTIFQRLNQSKIYIPPNIVGMDDRYNKVFNSWLKQSKEDFLVISGIPGSGKSTLAQYIVYKCGENYISNSIVEKIGERCKNNPHEMLILQQQLCRDISNGKDRRIIPSVCQGTAQIEVLLEKTKSLIVLDDIDDTHQLENLLGSKNMNKESKIIITTHNNLITSWFESKSKRYHPYEMELLNNDESIQLFSLHAFRSKIPKDGYRDLAQKVVTYCEGNPLALEVLGSSFSQKNTIAEWKSEVRLFGKDFHKDIEVVLERSYYSLTDYEKQLFLHIACFFVGDDMDYVVKILEPDYGAEAKIETLIKRCFIYVTSDKKLMMHRLIQEMGRRIVVEESTLPADRSRVWQDEESYKILRKKHKSRTIEGLALDIKMLMKEEEFKDIKLDELSSDSLRRMDRLKLLKLNYVELTGSYGDLSEQLRWLSWVGFSKSTIHTDLFMGKLVALDMSYSCLIDFEPPMLLGLLKILNLKDSHELFQILSIHQIPNLETLILWDCYSLFHVDINIRNLQKLSLLNMTGCKTLFKTEQVYTSLDFNASTSGAQDPSFHLPHLLQRLFINECDLERTDYFPLSFKDQKSLKYLNLGNGLFELLPRYNCLNNLLVLDLKSCLRLKSLLCLPEKLEELYVDECMSIEKITFESGRFTLQEFGYEGCFNLCEIEGLLKLYLVSKIDETDLGHMNWLKEYQNHEMLLVGDYKLTRGRTRHLQMLYEFNIMSTSLPDIRHPNLVPEYTSQSTSVSFDVPSSPTTSRLQGLNIILRYKLSGEDWAWFAKISVTNRDDLIYNPKVFGRPDSNDVCIWLSYWPIGNLDVGVKVTVSIVVMSGLEVVECGASLVYADDDVAGEVCEEKLGWVESVGRDLSGFQLSNGSFYLCRRDFYKLMEVGKLPPGWLSKVVGDTIEDTEVRGWRMAGRPRRLYQSFTTLKTVGCIIQFPQTIADISGSSFASKTVGSTSNILGETVGSGTTSEFSNTEIEVVDISEASAINETLELTESLIEKIKEPAATSLSSKLKTEFKDADVSEHYVTSLSSTKHFSFEEIVLATNNFETTRAIGRGGFGSVYKGSIRMENTDDVVIVAIKRYDSSSSFGEVEFRTEIEIVSKLSHPNLVSLIGYCDDKERIIVYEYMRRGSLYDHLLRTESPLSWMQRMRVAIGIANGLDYLHTGAQHGIIHRNVKSKNILLDTNLEAKLWGFALSIIGPSDESSYVEDSVKGTMGYIDPEYFNTGKLTWKTDVYSFGVVLFELLSGRLAVDHRYRKEHEQISLVMWAKECIESHKLDMLVDSNMSGTIAPKCLKQFAQLAEGCVRSVSKKRPTMSQVVDSLRALMKLQEEYDTFGKSSEKGSMSKMKKFMGF, encoded by the exons ATGAGAGGTTCGGATCATTTCGTGTTACCGGTTTTTTATCATGTGGATCCTTCAGATGTTGGTAAACACAGAGGAACTTTTAAGCTTGCAGTTAATGCTAATAGAATGTGGACAGATGAGAGCGTTGTTAATGGGTGTAAGGCAGTACTGACCAAGGTTTACGGTGCGATCGGAGGTAATTTTATGGTTACAGGTAATCGATCGAGACGGTGGACTGATGAGAACGTTAGGAAGTGGAAGGCTGCGTTGGCTGAGGTTGTCGGTGTAATCGGAATGCGTCTTGATGG GCCAGAGACTGAATTTATAACAGAAGTTGTCGACACCATTTTCCAAAGACTTAATCAGAGCAAAATTTATATTCCACCAAATATAGTAGGGATGGATGATCGGTATAACAAGGTTTTCAATTCTTGGCTAAAACAATCCAAAGAGGACTTTTTAGTAATTTCCGGCATTCCAGGAAGTGGCAAGTCAACATTGGCGCAATATATTGTCTATAAATGTGGTGAAAATTATATAAGTAATAGTATTGTTGAAAAAATCGGAGAAAGATGTAAAAATAACCCACATGAAATGCTTATACTACAACAACAATTGTGTCGTGATATATCAAACGGAAAGGACAGAAGAATAATACCGAGCGTTTGTCAGGGTACGGCGCAGATTGAAGTCTTATTGGAAAAGACTAAATCACTTATTGTTCTTGATGATATTGATGACACGCATCAATTGGAAAATTTACTCGGATCCAAGAATATGAATAAAGAAAGCAAGATCATAATAACCACTCATAATAATCTTATAACTAGTTGGTTTGAATCCAAATCCAAAAGGTACCACCCGTATGAAATGGAGTTATTGAATAATGATGAATCGATCCAACTTTTTAGTCTTCACGCCTTTCGATCAAAAATCCCGAAAGACGGTTACCGGGATCTCGCTCAAAAGGTGGTAACATATTGTGAAGGAAATCCACTAGCTCTTGAAGTGTTGGGTTCGTCTTTTTCACAAAAAAACACGATTGCGGAATGGAAAAGTGAAGTAAGATTATTTGGAAAAGATTTTCATAAGGATATTGAGGTTGTACTCGAAAGGAGCTACTATTCGTTAACCGATTACGAGAAACAGTTGTTTTTGCATATTGCGTGTTTCTTTGTTGGCGATGATATGGATTATGTGGTTAAAATATTGGAGCCTGATTATGGTGCCGAAGCAAAGATTGAAACTTTGATTAAGAGATGTTTTATTTATGTCACTTCAGATAAAAAATTGATGATGCATAGATTGATTCAAGAAATGGGGAGAAGGATAGTGGTTGAAGAATCAACTTTACCTGCTGATCGTAGCAGAGTTTGGCAAGATGAAGAATCTTATAAGATTCTGAGAAAAAAACAT AAATCAAGGACTATCGAAGGTCTAGCTCTTGACATTAAAATGCTGATGAAAGAAGAGGAATTTAAAGATATAAAATTAGACGAG CTTTCAAGCGATTCACTTCGGCGGATGGATCGGCTGAAATTGCTCAAGCTCAATTATGTGGAACTTACCGGATCTTACGGGGATTTATCTGAACAATTAAGATGGCTCAGTTGGGTTGGATTCAGCAAAAGCACCATACATACTGACTTATTCATGGGTAAACTGGTTGCTTTAGATATGAGCTATAGCTGCTTGATAGATTTCGAACCACCCATG CTTCTTGGATTACTGAAGATCTTAAATCTTAAAGATTCACACGAACTTTTCCAAATCCTCAGCATTCATCAGATACCTAATCTTGAGACGTTGATTCTCTGGGACTGTTACAGTTTGTTTCATGTGGATATAAACATTCGAAACCTTCAAAAACTTTCTTTATTAAACATGACAGGGTGTAAAACCCTATTTAAAACGGAACAAGTGTATACATCGTTAGATTTCAATGCTTCAACTTCTGGTGCACAAGATCCGTCCTTTCATTTGCCACATTTGCTACAACGATTATTCATCAATGAATGCGATCTTGAACGTACTGATTATTTTCCTCTGAGTTTCAAAGATCAAAAATCTCTGAAATACTTAAATTTGGGAAATGGTCTATTTGAATTACTGCCTCGTTACAACTGTCTTAATAATCTCCTGGTTCTTGACTTGAAAAGTTGTTTAAGACTTAAAAGTCTTTTATGTCTCCCagaaaaacttgaagaattgtatgTAGATGAGTGCATGTCAATAGAGAAAATAACTTTTGAATCAGGTCGATTTACGTTGCAAGAGTTTGGTTATGAAGGCTGCTTTAATTTATGCGAAATTGAAGGCCTGTTGAAATTGTATCTAGTATCTAAAATTGATGAAACTGATTTGGGACACATGAATTGGCTAAAAGAATATCAAAATCATGAAATGTTGCTGGTTGGTGATTATAAACTCACCAGAGGCAGAACTCGCCATCTCCAG ATGTTATATGAATTTAACATAATGAGCACATCTCTGCCAGACATAAGGCATCCAAACCTGGTCCCCGAGTATACGTCACAATCAACATCTGTGTCTTTTGACGTGCCTTCCTCTCCAACTACTAGTCGTCTCCAAGGATTAAACATAATACTAAGATATAAATTATCAGGTGAAGATTGGGCCTGGTTTGCTAAAATCAGTGTGACCAATCGAGATGATTTGATTTACAACCCAAAAGTATTCGGCAGACCTGATTCCAATGATGTTTGTATATGGTTAAGCTATTGGCCAATAGGAAACTTGGATGTTGGAGTCAAAGTTACTGTCTCTATTGTTGTCATGAGTGGGTTGGAAGTAGTTGAATGTGGGGCCAGCCTGGTGTACGCTGATGATGACGTGGCAGGTGAAGTTTGTGAAGAAAAACTGGGATGGGTAGAATCTGTTGGTAGAGACTTGTCTGGATTTCAACTAAGTAACGGATCGTTTTATCTTTGTCGACGTGATTTCTATAAGTTAATGGAGGTTGGGAAACTGCCACCTGGCTGGTTAAGTAAAGTAGTTGGTGATACTATTGAAGATACAG AGGTGAGAGGATGGAGAATGGCTGGTCGACCTCGACGACTGTATCAATCATTTACAACACTGAAAACTGTCGGATGCATCATCCAGTTTCCTCAAACG ATTGCAGATATTTCTGGTTCATCTTTTGCCAGTAAAACTGTGGGGTCCACATCAAACATTCTTGGGGAGACAGTTGGATCAGGGACTACATCTGAGTTTAGCAATACCGAAATAGAG GTCGTGGACATCTCTGAAGCATCTGCCATTAATGAAACTTTAGAGTTAACAGAAAGCTTGATTGAAAAGATAAAGGAACCAGCTGCCACATCTTTATCAAGCAAACTAAAAACAGAg TTCAAAGATGCGGATGTTTCAGAACATTATGTAACCTCACTATCATCAACAAAACATTTTTCATTTGAAGAGATAGTATTAGCAACCAATAATTTTGAAACTACTCGGGCCATTGGACGTGGAGGATTTGGGTCGGTATATAAGGGTTCAATTAGAATGGAAAACACCGATGATGTTGTTATTGTTGCCATCAAACGGTATGATTCTAGTTCTAGCTTTGGGGAAGTTGAGTTTAGGACAGAAATCGAGATTGTTTCCAAGCTGAGTCACCCTAACTTGGTATCTTTAATTGGCTATTGTGATGATAAGGAGAGGATCATTGTTTATGAATATATGCGGAGGGGATCTTTGTATGATCATCTACTTAGAACCGAGAGTCCATTAAGTTGGATGCAACGAATGAGGGTAGCCATAGGTATTGCAAATGGATTGGATTACCTTCATACCGGGGCCCAACACGGAATCATACATCGTAATGTGAAGAGTAAGAACATTCTTCTCGACACGAACTTGGAAGCTAAGCTTTGGGGATTTGCGTTGTCCATAATAGGCCCTAGTGATGAATCTTCTTATGTTGAAGATAGTGTAAAAGGCACAATGGGGTATATTGATCCAGAGTATTTTAATACTGGAAAACTGACATGGAAAACAGATGTGTATTCTTTTGGAGTTGTACTATTTGAATTGCTATCTGGGAGGCTTGCAGTAGACCATCGATATCGAAAGGAACATGAACAAATCAGCTTGGTGATGTGGGCTAAAGAGTGTATAGAATCACATAAATTGGATATGTTGGTTGATTCTAATATGAGTGGAACAATCGCTCCCAAATGTTTGAAACAGTTTGCTCAACTTGCGGAGGGTTGTGTACGCAGTGTTTCGAAAAAACGGCCTACCATGAGCCAGGTTGTGGACTCTCTTCGCGCTTTAATGAAACTGCAGGAAGAATATGATACGTTTGGTAAGTCATCAGAAAAGGGATCTATGTCAAAGATGAAAAAGTTTATGGGTTTTTGA